Part of the Desulfatiglans anilini DSM 4660 genome is shown below.
GCCTCCAATTACCGCGATATGGGAGATCGGGAACGGGCCATCCATTATTATCGGCTTGCATTGGAGATCGATCCGGGAATAGGATTCGCTAGAGAGAATCTCGATCGGCTGACAATGGGAAAGACCGGCGGAGGCAGCGGTCCAAACGGCCATGGAGGATGAGTTACAGGCCTGACCGCGTGCGGATGGATTGAAGACCGGGGCCTGCGCCCCGAAGGCATGGCGAGTCTGCGGCGTGAGTACCTGCGTTGATCGGATGGAAACGAGGGAGGACTGAGCTGACATGGACAGGATCAGGATTGCCATTGCCGGTTTGGGGAATTGTGCAAGCTCTTTGATCCAGGGGATCGAATATTACCGTCGGAAGGAAGAGCATGAAGCCATCGGTTTCATGCACTGGAAGATCGGTGATTATCGGCCCGGAGACATCGAAGTAGCGGCGGCCTTCGACATCGATGCAAGAAAGGTCGGCAAGGATGTCTCATCCGCCATCTTCGAATTGCCCAACTGCACGCGCACGATAGAAGGGAATATTGCGCCCACGGGGGTCAAGGTCCGGATGGGGCGTGTGCTGGACGGCTGCGCCGCGCACCTGAGCCGCTATGATGAGCGGTTTCGCTTCGTACCCGCGAAGCAGAGAGAGCCTGACAAGGACGAGGTGGTCTCCGTCCTCGAGGAGTCCGGCGCCCACATGCTGCTTAATTACATGCCGGTCGGCTCCGAGCAGGCGGCAAGGTTCTATGCCGAGTGCGCGCTGGAGGCAGGGATCGGTTTCATCAACAATATGCCGGTGTTCATTGCCAGTGATCCGGTTTGGGGGGAGCGTTTCGCCGCCAAGGGTGTCCCGGTGATCGGGGATGACATCAAGTCCCAGCTGGGGGCGACGATTGTGCACCG
Proteins encoded:
- a CDS encoding inositol-3-phosphate synthase, with amino-acid sequence MDRIRIAIAGLGNCASSLIQGIEYYRRKEEHEAIGFMHWKIGDYRPGDIEVAAAFDIDARKVGKDVSSAIFELPNCTRTIEGNIAPTGVKVRMGRVLDGCAAHLSRYDERFRFVPAKQREPDKDEVVSVLEESGAHMLLNYMPVGSEQAARFYAECALEAGIGFINNMPVFIASDPVWGERFAAKGVPVIGDDIKSQLGATIVHRVLTHLFANRGVKLERTYQLNTGGNTDFLNMLDRSRLASKRESKTEAVQSQLGANRLEDEQIHIGPSDWVAWQKDNKVCFIRMEGKLFGDVPMNLELRLSVEDSPNSGGVVIDAIRCCKLALERGKGGILYSPSAYFMKHPARQYTDEEAWQMTEDFIAGKRED